From Pleurocapsa sp. PCC 7319:
TTCTGGGTAGAGAGATTCAATTGCTTCTTTTGTTCCATCGGTAGAGCCATCGTCGACAACTACTACCTGATATCGGGATAAATCTCCAGTGCTTTGGAGTCTCTCCAGACAGGATAGAGTAATTTGACGACGATTATAAACAGGGATGATGATGTATGCAGACTCTTTCGAAGCATCTTTAGTCATAATTAATAATTTAGAATTAGGATAATAAGCTTTAAAAAATAAAGTTTTATTGGTTCGAGAAAGTTAAAAGAGTGTAAATTGGATTAAGCTATTAACTTTCCTAAACTTTCACTTCTAATACCGAACCGATGGTTTCTTTTTGGAGATCGATCCAGTCAGAGATCGCACGGCGATTTTGCATTGAAAGTGCATCTTGCTCGGCAAATAAACCATTTAAAAGCCACACTGGATGGCTATAAAATAGACCAATTTTGTCCCAATTCAATTGATTATTATCGCACTCTAGTTGATCCCAGACATCATCCAGCATTTGTTGCAAATCTTTAAGTGACATTGAAGATAAAGATTGCTTTTTTTCTTGCAATAAACGCTCAATTTCTTGAGCTTCATAAGTTGATATCTCTTCCTGCTTAGATAACATAGTAATTCCTCTAAATATAAATATTAATGATTGCCAAATAAGTATTTTCTTCTATAAATAGCTGACCTGGAAAATTTGCAAATAGTTTTGCAGAGTCTCATTCTGAAAACAATTTTATCAAGCTGGTTATGAATACTTTTGCTCCACAAAATTAACAACTTCAGCCATAAATTGAGATACTGCTTCTGGCTGGTGATTGGTCATAATTTGTTGGGATTTTTCACCCATTTTGTTGATTAAATCAGGGCGATCGATAAATTGACTCATTAATTCGGCTAGTTTCTCTGGAGTATGAGGATCGAAGATATAGCCATTTTTACCTTCTTCGACTATTTCGGCGCTTCCCGCCCATTTTGAACAAAGAATAGGTTTGCCAAACATCATCGCTTCAATCGTAACCAAGCCCCAGACATCTTCTAAGGTAGGAAAGACAAAAATGTCTGCTTGCTGATAATAGTTGCCCATCTGTTCGTATTCGACATTACCCAAAAACTGGACTTGTTCTGTTAGATTATGAGTCTTGATAAATTCTTCGAGTTCTTGACGCTGCCATCCCTTGCCAATAAGCAGTAGAGAGTAATCTTCATATCCTTGAGCTTGCAGAAGATAACAGGCTTTTAATAATTCTAATAATCCTTTTCTGGGAATGAGTTTCCCTACACAAATAAAGATCGGACGTTGTAATTTTGCTCCATCTAACTTTAAGTCTAAGGAATTTTGAGCGTAAGTTTTGGGATGAGGTATGAGGTAAGGACGAACAAAAACTCGACTCTCATCAACTCTAAGTACTTTAGTTAGATACTCTTTGCCAGCATCAGTATTGGTGATAAAAGCATCTGTTAGGCTAACGATCAAACGTCGTACTAAGAAACGTAGTCTAGAATCTAGACGATCTACCCCTGGGGTACTACCATCAAAAACAACGACTGTACGCCACCTAAAGATAATTTTAAAAATTGAAGCTAAAAGAGTCCAGACAGAAAAAGCAGTGGAAAATACTACTTCAGGTTGATACTTTAACAAATGAATAATAATGCGAGGAGACAAGTAAGAAAAGGAATGACTGTAACCTTTGGCGGATTTATCTTTAGAAACAATTTTTACTTTTCCTACCTGTATGACCTCAATCGAATTTTCAAATCCAGGAAGAAAACCTGGCCAAGAAGGAGTAAAAATAGTTGTCTGAGGAAACAAGCTGGTAAATTCACTTAAGATCGGTTGCCAGTAATGACCTGCTCCTTGAAAGAGCATGGCAATACGAGTAGCTTTATTCTGACTTTTGATAGTCGATGCAGTTAAAGTTTCGCTAATCATAATATTTTAAATAAAAAAATTGATATCTAGGTCGCTGATTCAACCTGCCAAATGCTCAAAAATTACTTGAGCAAAGCGCTCGACGGAATTTTGTTCGGCAAAAGCCAGCATTTGTTGGCGATCGCCTAATTGTTCTGGAGATTTGTGCAAACATTCAGCTATACCATTAGCAATTTCTCTGGGTACAGTTGAATCAACAGCCAAGCCAAGACAGTATCGTCGCACCAGTTCCCCCATTAGTCCGTAGTTAGAACTAAGTATGGGTTTCTGTGCAGCAGCAGCTAAGAGTAAAATGCCACTCATACCTATATGCCTCTGATAAGGTGCTAATACAAAATCTGATAGTTGAAAATATTTGGGGACATCTTCTTCGGGGACAAATTGGCAATGACTGATAACCTGTAAGGGTTTGGTTTGACAAATACTTGCTGCTTGAGCTTCAATTAGCTGTTGATTGCCTTCGCCCACAATTAAAAAACAAATTTGTCGACATAACTCAGGTGGTAAAAAAGAAATAGACTCTAATAATTGATTAACACCCTTGCGTCCTGTCAGTGCGCCAAACAAAAGAAATACTTTTCTGTTGGCTTCAATACCCAGTTTGTCCTTTAAATCTTTTAACGGCAACTTTGAGTCGCAATCCATTTTTACAGGATCGGCTAGAGGTAAAACTTGTACGCTACTTTGAAATTGATCTTCAATGAATTTAGGCGCAAAAGGATCGATACAAAATAATGTTTGCAATTGAGAGTGACCCAAAATCCGAGTTAAAGTGAGTTTCTCTCGCCATCGTGGCAATTTTTCATTCCCAGAGGCTGAATAGTCAGCAAAATTGCGATAGTGCAGTGTGGGTCTAAAGTAAATACCAGAAAAGTCACAAGGAGCTTTTTTACCAAGAACTAGAGGCAGCCAACAGGTATCAAAATACATGATTAGACAATGAGTAGCTTCTAATGATTTGGCATACTTACAAAGTAAATTCCATTCCCTGATAGCCCTCAAACTACGCTTGATTTTCGAGCCATTGGAGTTTAAAGCAGCTTCTTCCTCTGATGTAATTACGACCAAATTAATGTTCTCTAAACTATGTTCAGAAATTAGCTCTGCTACATCTGCGTGTCTTTCCAAAAACCGAGGTGAAACGACAATATGCAGTTTGCTCGATAAATTTTGATTAACCCAATATTCAACCAAGTGTTGAATATAGCTGCCGTGATGACCGCCTACCACGAGATCGAATAACATCAATTGTTTTTGACCAACGGACACATTGGGTTTTGTTCCAAATCGATGGAGTGAATTGTCACGACTAAATTGTTTTGTAAACATCTTAAAAGTTTAGCGGTATTAAATAGCAGTTACAGACTGCCTGATAGATTGATGTTTGCTTGTAGTTAAAATTTCCTCGTAGAGAGATGAATAACGTCGAGCCTGTAATTCCAAGCGGAACGAAGCAATCGCTTTTTCTCTAGCATTAATACGCAGTTTTTGATGACGTTCCCTATCTTCTAAAACCCAAGCGATTCCTTGAGCTAAGTCTTCTACTTCGTAAGGTTTAGCCAAGTAACCATTTTGCTGATGATCCACAATGTCTTTTAGTCCCGTAGCATCAAAAGCAACTACAGGAGTACCGCAAGCCAAAGATTCGGAAGCAGTTTGTCCAAAAGATTCTTGAATCGACGGTACTATCATTACGTCAGCAGCCGAGTACAGAAGAGACAATGAAACATCATCATCAAATCTTCCTAAGTAATTAGCCTTAAAACCTAACTCAATCGGTTCTTTTGGTTGAGAAGCACCAAAGACTAATAACTCTACTGATTCTCCCCAACCATCCTGATTAAGACTTTGTAAAGCGGGAACTAAAAGCTGAAATCCCTTTCTCTCATCTGTGGTGGAGCTAAATGCACCAAACAGAATTAGTTGTTTATCTTGAGGTAAACTTAGTAACTCCCTCGCTATTTTGCGATCAACTGGTTTGTATTTATCGGTATCGAGACAGAAAGGAATTACTTCCACTCGGCGATCGCGAAATAGGGAACTAGACTTAGCACAGTCGGCGATCCAGTTACTAGGAGCAACAATTGTTAAGTCTAAATCCTGCCAAGCTTTTGTTTTGCGCTCCCAGATCCAACGAGATAGATCTCGCTCTTTGTTACCCCCAAGCTGAGGACAAGCACCACAGGATTTAGTATAGCGATCGCAATCTTCGCTATAATGGCATCCCCCAGTAAATGGCCACATATCTTGCAAAGTCCAGATTAAGGGAGTTTGTACTTTTGTCAGTTCTTCTATTTTAAAAAATTCTCGCCCAATCCAATGAAGATTAACCACATCGGCATTTCTTTCTTTAATCTCTTTTAGAATCAAAGAAGGAGTATAGTTTGCCGAAAAAATAGTGTCGCAATTAAAAAACTTTTTGGTAATTCGCTTCGATAATTTATCTTGAGCCTGTTTATAAAAACTAGTGGTTTTGTTTAAAGAGCTGACGGATAGATCGTCTGATTTTTTGTATAGTACGATAGCTGATGAATTTACAGCTTCAGCTAATAGTCCTTGATGTATCCGTAAAGCAGCTCGACCTGCTCCCGAACCTTCAGATGATGCCACATGAAGTATTTTCATGATTTTTTTGTTTTATTGCTAAATTTTTTTAGTAGTTAATTTATTTATTTTGCGAGTAATTAAATCAATAAAAGCTTGTTTTAATATATTTTTATACCTTGCCCAACCTAAATTTTTATGGAGGTATTTTAACTGGGTAACTGTGTGAGAAAATTTGATATTTTGAAAGTCTTGAATTTTACCTAAGCTAAAACAGTTTCCTGGTAAGGAAAAAATAATATTTAGTTCTTGAGGTATAAGAGAAAGGGCATATTGTGATAATGGGTGTGAGCATTCTTTAATTGATAATAGATGATCAGATTGAACGTTTTTTATCGTTTTAGTACCATAAAAATCGCATTCAAAATCAATATCTATTAGTTTGGGATTTAACTTTTTGAGACAGGAAGCTTTGATTTCATAATGGCTATCATAAATGGATAAAGATTGTTGTAAATTACTAAAGTTATATCTTTTATAACCTAATAATAGTGAAACTTGAAAATTTCCTCCTCCTCCATGATTTGTGCCGCTATCACCTGAATTAGTTGATAAAGAAATTCGCGGATAGATAAAATATTTATTTTGAGAGATCAGGTATTTAATAAAATATTTTTTCCAAGAATTTTCTGACCATTCAGTTAGTTTATGGGGGGCAATTTTATCTACAGCTGCGGTATTAGGCACAGCATCATACCATTGTTTAAAATTTGACCATTGTTTCCAAGTCCATGCTTGTCCCCAAGAAGAGGCAGTTTGAATAAAGTAATTGTCATAACCATCTTCTAAAGGGATGAATTTTGTTTCAGCATATTCATTAAAGTCATAAGAATAAAGAGAAATACCGCCAATTTCTGAGCGATCGTGGTAGAAAGCGATCGCTTCCACCGTATAACAATAAAATTCTGGAGATACCAGTAAATCATCTTCTAAAATAATTACTGCACCGTACTCTTCCGCTAGATCGCCACAAGAAATAATATGCCGACGTAAGCCCAGATTTTCTTGGTGTTCAATAACTTTTTTAGTACCATGTTTCCAGACAAAATCACGGGCAACTCTAGCAGTTTCACGACAATTCCCTTGATCGATACTAATAATGAGAGGAATTTCTTCATAAGTATCATAATTTGCCCTGGCAATAGTTTTAAGTAAACGTTGTAGGGCTAATGGTCTTTTAAAAGCAACAACTACAATTGCAGGTAATAAGCGATCGCTAGTCATGTTGAATATTTCCAGTTAATGTTTAAACTTTTAACTTTTGAGTGACAACTTTTAATTTCCGATCTTGAGTACTATGACCGTAAGCTGCTAGTGTTAATTTGGCGACATAATTCCAATTACATCGCTCCATACATGCCAAATTATGCACCCCCATTTCTTTTAGTTTTTCTCGGCTATCTAGTGCTTGTTTCATCGCTTTAGTTAAACCTGTTTGATGGGGTAGATCGTAAAGAAAACCACCTCGATCATCTATAACGTCTTGGAAAAAGCCAATTCTAGGAGCAATGCAAACCTTACCAAAAGACATCCCCAAAATAGCTACTCCTGAAGTTGTATAAACTGTATAGGGTAATAAGATACAGTCGGCGGCGTTGAGATAGATTTGAACGTCTTCGTCGGGGATACGCTCGGCGATTAGATTAATATTAGTATGGTTGTCAATTGCTTTTTTAATCTCTGATTCCAAACCAGATTCACCGACTTTTCCAGCAATTATGAGGGATGACTGAGAACAATCGAGCATCTTAAAAGCCTCAATTGCTTCCAAAACACCTTTATAGCGATAAACATTACCAAACAAAACAAAAACTAAGTTATTGTCAGGTAAATTTAAAGTTTTTTTAGCGGCAGAAGTATTTATTTTATTCTCATAAAAATGAATATAATTACCATGAGGAATAACAAAAACTTTTTCTGGCTTAATCTTGAGGATTTTACTAATCTCTTGCTTGGTTGCCTTACAGTGAACAATCACACCCGAAAAATAACTTACGGCAATTGATGCAACCTTATTGGATACATTATTTTTTCCTCCAGACAATTTATCCGACCACTCATGGACAGTCCACACTGTACGGACTCCTAATATTCGCAGAAATATTAGCTGACTAATAAAAAATAGTAAT
This genomic window contains:
- a CDS encoding glycosyltransferase family 4 protein, whose protein sequence is MKILHVASSEGSGAGRAALRIHQGLLAEAVNSSAIVLYKKSDDLSVSSLNKTTSFYKQAQDKLSKRITKKFFNCDTIFSANYTPSLILKEIKERNADVVNLHWIGREFFKIEELTKVQTPLIWTLQDMWPFTGGCHYSEDCDRYTKSCGACPQLGGNKERDLSRWIWERKTKAWQDLDLTIVAPSNWIADCAKSSSLFRDRRVEVIPFCLDTDKYKPVDRKIARELLSLPQDKQLILFGAFSSTTDERKGFQLLVPALQSLNQDGWGESVELLVFGASQPKEPIELGFKANYLGRFDDDVSLSLLYSAADVMIVPSIQESFGQTASESLACGTPVVAFDATGLKDIVDHQQNGYLAKPYEVEDLAQGIAWVLEDRERHQKLRINAREKAIASFRLELQARRYSSLYEEILTTSKHQSIRQSVTAI
- a CDS encoding glycosyltransferase, which translates into the protein MTSDRLLPAIVVVAFKRPLALQRLLKTIARANYDTYEEIPLIISIDQGNCRETARVARDFVWKHGTKKVIEHQENLGLRRHIISCGDLAEEYGAVIILEDDLLVSPEFYCYTVEAIAFYHDRSEIGGISLYSYDFNEYAETKFIPLEDGYDNYFIQTASSWGQAWTWKQWSNFKQWYDAVPNTAAVDKIAPHKLTEWSENSWKKYFIKYLISQNKYFIYPRISLSTNSGDSGTNHGGGGNFQVSLLLGYKRYNFSNLQQSLSIYDSHYEIKASCLKKLNPKLIDIDFECDFYGTKTIKNVQSDHLLSIKECSHPLSQYALSLIPQELNIIFSLPGNCFSLGKIQDFQNIKFSHTVTQLKYLHKNLGWARYKNILKQAFIDLITRKINKLTTKKI
- a CDS encoding glycosyltransferase family 4 protein, whose product is MKVIFLSDWITNPYKELLSKHLSQRGVSVREYLWSTLFVTKVLRGGKFDVLHLHTLHPFLLGQNPLTKSLKLLFFISQLIFLRILGVRTVWTVHEWSDKLSGGKNNVSNKVASIAVSYFSGVIVHCKATKQEISKILKIKPEKVFVIPHGNYIHFYENKINTSAAKKTLNLPDNNLVFVLFGNVYRYKGVLEAIEAFKMLDCSQSSLIIAGKVGESGLESEIKKAIDNHTNINLIAERIPDEDVQIYLNAADCILLPYTVYTTSGVAILGMSFGKVCIAPRIGFFQDVIDDRGGFLYDLPHQTGLTKAMKQALDSREKLKEMGVHNLACMERCNWNYVAKLTLAAYGHSTQDRKLKVVTQKLKV
- a CDS encoding glycosyltransferase family 4 protein, with product MISETLTASTIKSQNKATRIAMLFQGAGHYWQPILSEFTSLFPQTTIFTPSWPGFLPGFENSIEVIQVGKVKIVSKDKSAKGYSHSFSYLSPRIIIHLLKYQPEVVFSTAFSVWTLLASIFKIIFRWRTVVVFDGSTPGVDRLDSRLRFLVRRLIVSLTDAFITNTDAGKEYLTKVLRVDESRVFVRPYLIPHPKTYAQNSLDLKLDGAKLQRPIFICVGKLIPRKGLLELLKACYLLQAQGYEDYSLLLIGKGWQRQELEEFIKTHNLTEQVQFLGNVEYEQMGNYYQQADIFVFPTLEDVWGLVTIEAMMFGKPILCSKWAGSAEIVEEGKNGYIFDPHTPEKLAELMSQFIDRPDLINKMGEKSQQIMTNHQPEAVSQFMAEVVNFVEQKYS
- a CDS encoding glycosyltransferase, translating into MFTKQFSRDNSLHRFGTKPNVSVGQKQLMLFDLVVGGHHGSYIQHLVEYWVNQNLSSKLHIVVSPRFLERHADVAELISEHSLENINLVVITSEEEAALNSNGSKIKRSLRAIREWNLLCKYAKSLEATHCLIMYFDTCWLPLVLGKKAPCDFSGIYFRPTLHYRNFADYSASGNEKLPRWREKLTLTRILGHSQLQTLFCIDPFAPKFIEDQFQSSVQVLPLADPVKMDCDSKLPLKDLKDKLGIEANRKVFLLFGALTGRKGVNQLLESISFLPPELCRQICFLIVGEGNQQLIEAQAASICQTKPLQVISHCQFVPEEDVPKYFQLSDFVLAPYQRHIGMSGILLLAAAAQKPILSSNYGLMGELVRRYCLGLAVDSTVPREIANGIAECLHKSPEQLGDRQQMLAFAEQNSVERFAQVIFEHLAG